The nucleotide window CTGAGAAAAAGGCTGGGTGATTCTTGGGGTGCTCCTGTCTGAATGTGCCCCTGAGAACTGATGCTCACAGAAAGAACTGGGGCCTGTTTGATTGTGGAAATCTGTTGACAGCAACATGTTGGTGCCAAAAGATGTCAGCACCAGGACACAGGACATACCTAGGCCCAACTCTCTGGGCATCCTCACAGTCCTTCAAGCCCCTTGTGACACCACTTAAGGATTAGATGACAGGCAGAGATGAAACAATGTGAAAAGTgatacaaaaacaagaaaaagaagtggttttttttttttaatttttattttttatcttgtttACTCAGAGCAAGGACATTACAATGCCTATAGCTGATCctgtagttttgattttttttcattttccctaGCTGCTTCCCGGGTAGCAACCAATGATTCCTTTTATTTagtcttttaattaaaatagtgAGGACTGACAGTGGGGGAGAATCCAGAAGCCTGGTAATTTGGGAAACCAAATGGGAGAGTTCTGTGGTTTGTCTAAAAGGAATTGCATTAGAAAACATGAGCTTTCTCGCCCCTGtcacttttaagatttatttttattttatagatatgGGTCCTTTGCCTGATCTGCATACCACATGCACGCAGTGttctcagaagccagaaaagagtgtcagatctggaactggagttacaaatggttgtgagccaccatgggggtcCTGGGAGTGGAACCCCAGCCTTCTGCCAAGatcagccagtgcccttaaccactgatccatctctccagcccccagcactGTTTTAACACCATTTACATAGATCCTGTGCTGTGTCTGTACGTGTGTGTGGGGGCACAGGATGACTCTGGGGAGCCCGCACCGCAATAACACACGTGTTTAGGGGTCACGAAAGCCAAAGCCTTTATTATCTCTAAACATCATGATCAAAGCAGGAAACAAATGATGCCTACTATAACGTTAGCAGGAAAAATTCAAGCACAGTCTCTCCACTTCATATATTCAAGAGcaggaaaacacagacagagGGGGTGGTGCTAGCTAAAGTTGTCGAGGGTAAGAGGGAGCTGACAGTTGCCAGACACAGTGTTACACAGCATGTTTGTACATCTCACCCTGCGGTGGTGGGGGTGACCGCTTTGCTTGACAAGGTACAGACGTCGCCAACAGGGTTGTTCGACTTTAACATCATATCTAGCAAAAGAAGCAACAGCCAAACACACAGCCTCTCTCATAGATGATGTGGAAATAACCACTTGATAGACACACAGTTGCCGGGAGGGGGGAAAGGAGCTTCAGAGTAAGGGAGGAAAGGAGCTGGAGGCAGTTCCAGCTGCTCAAACCACCATCAATGACAGCAAAGCCGTTTCCAGTGAAGCTCGCCCTGCCTGCCCGCCATCCCTTCTCATTTGCAAGGCAGAGAAGCAACAGTCCATCATTTTAAAAGGGTAACACCTACCTTGACATAACCAGGAATCAGAGTCCAGGGATACAAGGGCCTCTCACTGGCTAGAACACTTTGATTCAGTAGGTTCTGAAGTTTGGATTTAATGAATGAAACCCCAATAATAGTAACAACCGTGACAACAGCGCAGAGAGGCCATACCTCCGTGCTATTTTCTTTTCGAAGGGGCCGGGGGAGGCTGACATGGATGTGAGGactggaagggagaaaaggacatCACACAGTTTTTACACAGTTGTAACGGCGTGAGCAGGTGGGAACTCAGTCTCTCACAGAATATGTACAAAGTTCTTCTCTAGCCGGCAGCCGGAGGTGGTGGCTGTGAGCGGATTTGCTTGCTGGGGGGAGGGCTGAGCACTCTTTCTGTTCACAAGAGCCCTCCTGTCGCATTGGCTCGAAGCACAGAGTTACTAGTACAAAGCAGGTGAGCAGGCAGGAAGCACAAGTCCCGGGTACCTAGCAGTGAACACAGATGAGACCCAGCGCAGCCTTCCCTGATTCTTCCAGAGACTATGGGGTAGAGCAGACTGACTTACCCACACGCAGATCCTCATAGACGGCCCGTTCTACGCCACTTCCCCTTTGCCAAGGGCCATCAGAAGGCAAGTGCTGTTATGTTAGGTCTCTCCTAAGCCCCCTGGCTAGCTCTCCAGGCCCTCTGAGGGGCATCCTAGCCCAAGTTCATGCCATTGCAGCTGCAGAGAATCTCCTTGAATGTGTTTCGCAGCTCCAGGCTGCGGAAGGCATAGATGAGGGGGTCAATGACAGAGTTGCACATGATGAGGACCAGGTAGGTGTTGAAGTGGGCCGTATAGCAGATGCAGTAAGGGTTGGTGGGGCAGGTGATGATGAGGACCAGGTGGAGGAAGAAAGGTGCCCAGCAGAAGATGAAAACCCCCAGCAGGATGGTGATGGTGACAGCCCCCTTCATGCACGAGTGCTGCTGGGGGGCCACGCCGTCCGCGGGCGGCAACGCCGCAATGCGCTGGACATGCAGCCTGGCGAAGAGGAACATGTGGATGTACAGGGTGCCCATGAGGAGCACCATGGCGAAGAACATGGTGATGAGGCACACGATGACCATCTTGCTCTCGGAGTAGATGATGAACATCACGCCGCAGATGCCGCAGCCGACCCAGATGGCCACGATCAAGGCCAGGGCCTTCCTCACGGTCATGATGCTGTGGTAGCGAAGGGCATAGAAGATGGTGACGTACCTGTCCACGGCGATGGCCAGGAGGTTGCAGATGGAGGCCACCAGGGAGATGCAGATCATGGAGTCAAAGATGTTATCCATGTACTGGATGAACTGGTCCTCCAAGGTCAGGGAGTCGCTGTTGATAATGGCGATCATGATGGTCTCCAGAGAGTTGGACACGCTCACCAGCATGTCGGCTGCAGCCAGGCTGCATAGAAAGAAGTACATGGGAGAGTGCAGGTTGCCATTCCTGACCACAGCCAGGATCACCAGGATGTTTTCCATCAGGCTCACGATGCCCAGCGCCAGGAAGACCTCTGGCTTGATGAAGACCTGCTCGCAGAACCCGCTGCCGGTCCTGTTGCTGGCAGAAGGGGCTGCAGGGTGCTCTGGGAGGTTAGGCAGCACCGGGTAAGCAGagaacaggcagcaggaagagttcATGGTTAACAGACGGGCAGTCCCAGCTTCGGCTCCTGCAGGGTCCTGAGCTCTTGAGCTGCTGGAAGGAAGAAACTCTCCCTCTAGGTGCTTCTCTTGTGGATGCTGTCCAGTTTAGATTTTAGTTctctccagagagagagagagagagagagagagagagagagagagagagagagagagagagagagagagagagagagagagagagagagagagag belongs to Meriones unguiculatus strain TT.TT164.6M chromosome 4, Bangor_MerUng_6.1, whole genome shotgun sequence and includes:
- the Mc3r gene encoding melanocortin receptor 3, which translates into the protein MNSSCCLFSAYPVLPNLPEHPAAPSASNRTGSGFCEQVFIKPEVFLALGIVSLMENILVILAVVRNGNLHSPMYFFLCSLAAADMLVSVSNSLETIMIAIINSDSLTLEDQFIQYMDNIFDSMICISLVASICNLLAIAVDRYVTIFYALRYHSIMTVRKALALIVAIWVGCGICGVMFIIYSESKMVIVCLITMFFAMVLLMGTLYIHMFLFARLHVQRIAALPPADGVAPQQHSCMKGAVTITILLGVFIFCWAPFFLHLVLIITCPTNPYCICYTAHFNTYLVLIMCNSVIDPLIYAFRSLELRNTFKEILCSCNGMNLG